One genomic window of Cupriavidus malaysiensis includes the following:
- a CDS encoding DHA2 family efflux MFS transporter permease subunit has product MAATASAPASPDRKPDTAARPAPRPAAPAPLTGGRLIIGTIALSLATFMNVLDSSIANVSIPAISGDLGVAPNQGTWVITSFAVANAISVPLTGWLTTRFGAVRLFITSILLFVLSSWLCGVAPNLEVLLAARILQGAVAGPMIPLSQSLLLSSYPPQKSTMALALWGMTTLVAPIMGPLLGGWISDNMTWPWIFYINIPVGLMAAYATWVIYRERETPTKLLPIDRIGLALLVIWVGSMQLMLDKGKELDWFHSTEIVVLTLVAVVGFLFFLIWESYEKHPIVDISLFKGRNFSAGVVAISVAYGLFFGNLVILPLWLQTIVGYTATDAGIVMAPVGIFAILLSPVIGRNLPRMDARWVATTAFITFGIVSLMRAGFTTQVDTRTLMIPTLIQGAAMAMFFIPLTSIILSGQPPEKIPAASGLSNFVRITFGAIGASISTTVWENRSALHHARLVEKVNPYDTAYLDQLNHLMQMGMSQTQATGVIERNLSLQASMLGANDIFWISGVLFFVLIGFVWLTKPAKGGGGGGADAAAGAH; this is encoded by the coding sequence ATGGCCGCTACCGCCTCCGCTCCGGCCAGCCCGGACCGCAAGCCGGACACGGCTGCGCGCCCGGCGCCGCGGCCGGCTGCACCCGCCCCGCTGACCGGCGGCCGGCTGATCATCGGCACCATCGCGCTGTCGCTGGCCACGTTCATGAACGTGCTCGACTCGTCGATCGCCAACGTGTCGATTCCGGCCATCTCCGGCGACCTTGGCGTGGCGCCCAACCAGGGCACCTGGGTGATCACCTCGTTCGCCGTGGCCAACGCCATCTCGGTGCCGCTGACCGGCTGGCTGACCACCCGCTTCGGCGCGGTGCGGCTGTTCATCACCTCGATCCTGCTGTTCGTGCTCTCGTCGTGGCTGTGCGGCGTGGCGCCGAACCTCGAGGTACTGCTCGCCGCGCGGATCCTGCAAGGCGCCGTGGCCGGCCCGATGATCCCGCTGTCGCAGTCGCTGCTGCTGTCGAGCTATCCACCGCAGAAGAGCACCATGGCGCTGGCCTTGTGGGGCATGACCACACTGGTCGCGCCGATCATGGGACCGTTGCTGGGGGGCTGGATCTCCGACAACATGACGTGGCCGTGGATCTTCTACATCAACATCCCGGTCGGCCTGATGGCGGCCTACGCCACCTGGGTCATCTACCGCGAACGCGAGACACCCACCAAGCTGCTGCCGATCGACCGTATCGGACTGGCGCTGCTGGTGATCTGGGTCGGCTCGATGCAGCTGATGCTCGACAAGGGCAAGGAACTCGATTGGTTCCACTCCACCGAGATCGTGGTGCTCACGCTGGTGGCGGTGGTCGGCTTCCTGTTCTTCCTGATCTGGGAAAGCTACGAGAAGCATCCGATCGTCGACATCAGCCTGTTCAAGGGCCGCAACTTCAGCGCGGGCGTGGTGGCCATCTCCGTGGCCTACGGACTGTTCTTCGGCAACCTGGTGATCCTGCCCCTGTGGCTGCAGACGATCGTGGGCTACACCGCCACCGATGCAGGCATCGTGATGGCCCCGGTGGGGATCTTCGCCATCCTGCTGTCCCCGGTGATCGGCCGCAACCTGCCGCGGATGGATGCGCGCTGGGTCGCCACCACGGCCTTCATCACCTTCGGCATCGTCAGCCTGATGCGCGCGGGTTTCACCACGCAGGTCGACACCCGCACGCTGATGATCCCGACCCTGATCCAGGGCGCGGCGATGGCGATGTTCTTCATCCCGCTGACCTCGATCATCCTGTCGGGCCAGCCGCCGGAGAAGATCCCCGCCGCCTCGGGCCTGTCGAACTTCGTGCGGATCACCTTCGGCGCGATCGGCGCGTCGATCTCGACGACGGTATGGGAGAACCGCTCGGCGCTGCACCACGCGCGGCTGGTGGAGAAGGTCAACCCCTATGACACGGCCTATCTGGACCAGCTCAACCACCTGATGCAGATGGGCATGAGCCAGACCCAGGCCACCGGGGTCATCGAGCGCAATCTCAGCCTGCAGGCGTCGATGCTGGGCGCAAACGATATCTTCTGGATCTCCGGAGTGCTGTTCTTCGTACTGATCGGCTTCGTCTGGCTGACCAAGCCCGCCAAGGGCGGGGGCGGGGGCGGCGCCGACGCAGCGGCCGGCGCGCACTGA
- a CDS encoding GreA/GreB family elongation factor: MRNTVFLTAAEAARLRELAVSTRTAPELRRSLHAVLDRAEIRPGQALPAAVVRLHAPFLCIEVRHREHFHWRIVYPEQADFGRGWLSVLSPAGVALLGTPVGCPVRLPVEGDGQALELLVEEVLPG, encoded by the coding sequence ATGCGAAACACGGTTTTCCTGACCGCGGCCGAAGCCGCACGCCTGCGCGAGCTGGCAGTCTCCACCCGCACGGCGCCCGAACTGCGCCGCTCCTTGCATGCCGTGCTCGATCGGGCCGAGATCCGTCCCGGCCAGGCCTTGCCGGCGGCGGTGGTGCGCCTGCACGCGCCATTTCTCTGCATCGAGGTGCGCCATCGCGAGCACTTCCATTGGCGCATCGTTTATCCGGAACAGGCGGATTTCGGTCGCGGCTGGCTCAGCGTTCTGTCGCCGGCCGGTGTCGCGCTGCTGGGTACGCCTGTGGGATGCCCGGTGCGCTTGCCGGTGGAGGGCGACGGCCAGGCGCTCGAACTGCTGGTCGAGGAAGTGCTGCCGGGCTGA
- the truB gene encoding tRNA pseudouridine(55) synthase TruB has product MTDSNASRPPRLPRRDVHGVLLLDKPLGLSSNDALVRAKRLLRANKAGHTGTLDPLATGLLPLCFGEATKFSQDLLEADKTYEATVCLGVTTASGDAEGEVLRRRPVTCGPEALNAVLARFIGEIEQVPPMYSALKKDGRPLYEYARAGQTVERAARRVTIHELALLDCTLPAQPGFSMRVRCSKGTYIRTLAEDIGEALGCGAHLTALRRTQVGDLSLAGAVTLEQIEQQADEQRPALLAPVDALLQRCPPVSLDVAASARFLQGQRIARRDLPAGAPALQEEMLARVYAAEDGRLLGVARMREGALRPERLVRL; this is encoded by the coding sequence ATGACCGATTCCAACGCGTCCCGCCCGCCGCGCCTGCCGCGCCGCGACGTGCATGGCGTGCTGCTGCTCGACAAACCGCTCGGGCTGTCGTCCAACGACGCCCTGGTGCGTGCCAAGCGCCTGCTGCGCGCGAACAAGGCCGGACATACCGGCACACTCGATCCGCTGGCGACCGGGCTGCTGCCCTTGTGCTTCGGCGAAGCCACCAAGTTCTCGCAGGATCTGCTCGAAGCCGACAAGACCTATGAGGCGACTGTCTGCCTGGGTGTGACCACCGCCAGCGGCGATGCGGAGGGAGAGGTCCTGCGGCGGCGTCCCGTGACGTGCGGGCCCGAAGCGCTGAATGCGGTGCTGGCGCGTTTCATCGGCGAGATCGAGCAGGTGCCCCCGATGTACTCGGCGCTGAAGAAGGACGGCCGGCCCTTGTACGAATATGCCCGTGCCGGGCAAACCGTGGAGCGCGCCGCGCGGCGCGTCACCATCCACGAGCTTGCCCTGCTCGATTGCACGTTGCCGGCACAACCGGGTTTTTCCATGCGTGTCCGCTGCAGCAAGGGCACCTATATCCGCACCCTGGCCGAAGACATCGGTGAAGCCCTGGGCTGTGGTGCCCACCTGACCGCCCTGCGCCGCACGCAAGTGGGCGACCTGAGCCTGGCGGGTGCTGTCACGCTGGAACAGATTGAGCAGCAGGCGGACGAACAGCGTCCGGCCTTGCTGGCGCCCGTCGATGCCCTGTTGCAGCGCTGTCCGCCCGTGTCCCTCGATGTTGCGGCGAGTGCGCGCTTCCTGCAGGGACAGCGGATCGCAAGGCGCGACCTGCCGGCCGGTGCACCGGCTCTGCAGGAAGAGATGCTGGCGCGCGTGTACGCGGCGGAGGACGGGCGGTTGCTCGGGGTGGCGCGCATGCGCGAAGGGGCGCTGCGTCCCGAACGACTGGTCAGGCTCTAG
- the rbfA gene encoding 30S ribosome-binding factor RbfA, whose protein sequence is MAKKGSISSRNLRISDQIQKDLAEMIQRELRDPRLGLVTLQSVTLTPDYAHAKVYFTVLGAEPEAAAAALNEKAGYLHSLLFKRLHIHTVPTLHFHHDTSVEHAIEMSKLIHQANADRAKDD, encoded by the coding sequence ATGGCCAAGAAAGGCTCCATTTCCTCCCGCAATCTCCGTATCTCCGACCAGATCCAGAAGGACCTGGCCGAGATGATCCAGCGAGAGCTGCGTGATCCGCGCCTCGGCCTGGTCACGCTGCAGTCAGTCACGCTGACGCCGGACTACGCGCACGCCAAGGTGTACTTCACCGTGCTGGGCGCCGAACCCGAGGCGGCCGCGGCGGCTCTCAACGAGAAGGCAGGCTACCTGCACTCGCTGCTGTTCAAGCGCCTGCATATCCATACGGTGCCGACGCTGCATTTCCATCACGATACCTCGGTGGAACATGCCATCGAGATGTCCAAGCTGATCCACCAGGCCAACGCCGACCGCGCCAAGGACGACTGA
- the infB gene encoding translation initiation factor IF-2: MASTTVAQLAAELSRSAAALLEQLQAAGVGKATADDIVTESDKTRLLDYLKRVHGAADDSARKKITLTKRETSEIRQADSTGKTRTVQVEVRKKRVLIKRDEAGGDGQVDAHDGRDAAAEAADQARREEEERQQAELLARQEAEAKARREAAEREEAERRARQEALEAEERRQAELARAKAEEEAAASRAANDAAEEAARKTAEDEKNRLSAERAVAQKAADDAKAAADKARAEQDAARKRREAAEAEARAIQQMLNAPARVLKAPSERKAEEKKAEQTGTLHKPVKPAGTEAKKEDKKPATTTTTAATTDKKSGKVLKSGSSSTWQDEGKKKGGGLKTRGDSSGGVGGWRGGPRGRGGKQQVDDSRSNFHAPTEPVVREVHVPETISVADLAHKMAVKASEVIKQMMKLGQMVTINQVLDQETAMIVVEEMGHKAFAAKLDDPEALLDVGEEHTDAEQLPRPPVVTVMGHVDHGKTSLLDYIRRTKVAAGEAGGITQHIGAYHVETERGVITFLDTPGHEAFTAMRARGAKATDIVILVVAADDGVMPQTKEAISHAKAAGVPIVVAINKIDKPDANPDRVKQELVAEQVLPEEYGGDSPFVPVSAKMGTGVDELLEQVLLQAEVLELKAPVDAPAKGLVVEAQLDKGKGPIATILVTSGTLKRGDVVLAGSAYGRVRAMLDENSKPTKEAGPSIPVEIQGLSEVPAAGEEVLVLPDERKAREIALFRQGKFRDVKLAKQQAAKLETMLEQMSEGEVQTLPLIVKADVQGSQEALVQSLQKLSTDEVRVQIVHAAVGGISESDVNLATASKAVIIGFNVRADAGARKLAEHNGIDIRYYNIIYDAVDEIKAAMSGMLAPEKRETTIGQIEVRQVFRVPKVGAVAGCMVTDGLVKRSSLVRVLRNNVVIHSGELDSLKRFKDDVKEVKQGFECGLSIKNFNDVQEGDQLEVFEITEVARTL, translated from the coding sequence ATGGCAAGCACAACAGTTGCCCAACTGGCCGCAGAACTGAGTCGCAGCGCAGCTGCCCTGCTGGAACAATTGCAGGCAGCTGGAGTGGGCAAAGCCACTGCTGACGACATTGTTACCGAGTCGGACAAGACCCGGCTGCTGGACTATCTGAAGCGCGTCCATGGCGCCGCGGACGATAGCGCCCGCAAGAAGATCACGCTGACCAAGCGCGAGACTTCCGAGATCCGCCAGGCCGACTCCACAGGCAAGACGCGCACCGTGCAGGTCGAGGTGCGCAAGAAGCGCGTCCTGATCAAGCGTGACGAGGCCGGCGGCGATGGCCAGGTCGACGCGCACGACGGCCGCGATGCCGCCGCCGAGGCTGCCGATCAGGCACGCCGCGAGGAGGAAGAGCGTCAGCAGGCGGAACTGCTGGCTCGCCAGGAAGCCGAAGCGAAGGCGCGCCGCGAGGCCGCCGAGCGCGAAGAGGCCGAACGTCGCGCCAGGCAGGAAGCGCTGGAGGCCGAGGAACGCCGCCAGGCCGAACTCGCCAGGGCGAAGGCCGAGGAAGAGGCTGCGGCCAGCCGTGCGGCGAACGATGCTGCCGAGGAAGCGGCGCGCAAGACGGCCGAGGACGAGAAGAACCGTCTGTCAGCCGAGCGTGCCGTGGCGCAGAAGGCCGCCGATGATGCCAAGGCAGCCGCCGACAAGGCGCGCGCCGAGCAGGATGCCGCACGTAAGCGTCGCGAGGCCGCCGAGGCCGAGGCCCGCGCCATCCAGCAGATGTTGAATGCGCCCGCGCGCGTGCTGAAGGCGCCGTCCGAGCGCAAGGCCGAGGAAAAGAAGGCCGAGCAGACCGGCACCCTGCACAAGCCGGTCAAGCCGGCCGGTACCGAGGCCAAGAAGGAAGACAAGAAGCCTGCCACGACCACGACGACCGCTGCCACGACCGACAAGAAGTCGGGCAAGGTGCTGAAGTCGGGCAGCTCGTCGACCTGGCAGGACGAAGGCAAGAAGAAGGGTGGCGGCCTGAAGACCCGCGGCGATTCCTCCGGTGGTGTCGGTGGCTGGCGCGGTGGTCCGCGCGGCCGCGGTGGCAAACAGCAGGTCGATGACAGCCGCAGCAATTTCCACGCGCCGACCGAGCCGGTGGTGCGCGAAGTGCACGTGCCCGAGACTATCTCGGTGGCCGACCTGGCGCACAAGATGGCCGTCAAGGCATCCGAGGTCATCAAGCAGATGATGAAGCTCGGCCAGATGGTGACCATCAACCAGGTGCTGGACCAGGAAACCGCCATGATCGTGGTGGAAGAAATGGGCCACAAGGCGTTCGCCGCCAAGCTGGACGATCCGGAAGCCCTGCTGGACGTCGGCGAGGAGCATACCGACGCCGAGCAGCTGCCGCGTCCGCCGGTGGTGACCGTGATGGGTCACGTCGACCACGGCAAGACCTCGCTGCTGGACTACATCCGCCGCACCAAGGTGGCTGCGGGCGAAGCCGGCGGCATTACGCAGCATATCGGTGCCTACCACGTCGAGACCGAGCGTGGCGTGATCACCTTCCTGGACACCCCGGGTCACGAGGCGTTCACCGCCATGCGTGCGCGCGGTGCCAAGGCAACCGACATCGTCATCCTGGTGGTGGCCGCCGACGACGGCGTGATGCCCCAGACCAAGGAGGCGATCTCGCACGCGAAGGCAGCGGGCGTGCCCATCGTGGTGGCGATCAACAAGATCGACAAGCCGGATGCCAATCCCGATCGCGTCAAGCAGGAACTGGTGGCCGAGCAGGTCTTGCCGGAAGAGTACGGCGGCGATTCGCCTTTCGTTCCGGTGTCGGCCAAGATGGGTACGGGCGTGGACGAACTGCTGGAGCAGGTGCTGCTGCAGGCGGAAGTGCTCGAACTGAAGGCACCGGTCGATGCCCCGGCCAAGGGCCTGGTGGTGGAAGCCCAGCTGGACAAGGGCAAGGGCCCGATCGCGACCATCCTGGTCACCAGTGGCACGCTCAAGCGTGGCGACGTGGTGCTGGCCGGCAGTGCGTACGGCCGCGTCCGTGCGATGCTGGACGAGAACAGCAAGCCGACCAAGGAAGCCGGTCCGTCCATCCCGGTGGAAATCCAGGGCCTGTCCGAGGTTCCGGCCGCCGGCGAGGAAGTGCTGGTGCTGCCGGACGAGCGCAAGGCGCGCGAGATCGCGCTGTTCCGCCAGGGCAAGTTCCGCGACGTCAAGCTGGCCAAGCAGCAGGCAGCCAAGCTGGAGACCATGCTGGAGCAGATGAGCGAAGGCGAAGTGCAGACGCTGCCGCTGATCGTCAAGGCAGACGTGCAGGGCTCGCAGGAAGCGCTGGTGCAATCGCTGCAGAAGCTGTCGACCGACGAGGTGCGCGTGCAGATCGTGCACGCCGCGGTGGGCGGTATCTCCGAGTCCGACGTCAACCTGGCGACGGCCTCGAAGGCGGTCATCATCGGCTTCAACGTGCGTGCCGACGCTGGCGCGCGCAAGCTGGCCGAGCACAATGGCATCGACATCCGCTACTACAACATCATTTACGATGCGGTAGACGAGATCAAGGCGGCGATGTCCGGCATGCTGGCGCCCGAAAAGCGCGAGACGACCATCGGCCAGATCGAGGTGCGCCAGGTGTTCCGCGTGCCGAAGGTCGGCGCCGTGGCCGGCTGTATGGTTACGGATGGCCTGGTCAAGCGCTCGTCGCTGGTGCGTGTGCTGCGCAACAACGTGGTCATCCACAGCGGCGAACTCGACTCGCTCAAGCGTTTCAAGGACGACGTCAAGGAAGTCAAGCAGGGCTTCGAGTGCGGTCTGTCGATCAAGAACTTCAACGACGTTCAGGAAGGCGACCAGCTCGAAGTGTTTGAAATCACCGAGGTGGCGCGCACGCTGTAA
- the nusA gene encoding transcription termination factor NusA → MSREVLLLVDALAREKNVDKDVVFGALEAALASATKKRFEEDVDIRVAIDRESGEHETFRRWLVVPDEQGLQEPDKQILLFEAVEQNPDIKLDDYIEEQIESVEFGRIGAQAAKQVILQRIRDAEREQILNDYLDRGEKIMTGTVKRADKKGLIVESGRVEALLARDQIIPKENLRTGDRVRAYILNVDRTARGPQIELSRTAPEFLVKLFENEVPEMEQGLLEIKAAARDPGVRAKIAVVAHDKRIDPIGTCVGVRGTRVTAVRNEIGGEAVDIVLWSEDPAQFVIGALAPAQVQSIVVDEEKHCMDVVVDEENLAVAIGRSGQNVRLASELTGWQINIMTQEESAQKQAEESEVVRKLFMAKLDVDEEVADILIEEGFSTLEEVAYVPISEMLEIEAFDEDTVNELRNRARDALLTMELAREERVEEVSQDLRSLEGLTPELIGKLAEGNIHTRDDLAELAVDEVIEMIGVSEEEAKALIMKAREHWFN, encoded by the coding sequence ATGAGCCGCGAAGTTCTGTTGCTCGTCGATGCGCTTGCGCGTGAGAAGAACGTCGACAAGGATGTGGTATTCGGTGCGCTCGAGGCGGCTCTTGCCTCGGCCACCAAGAAGCGCTTCGAGGAAGACGTGGACATCCGTGTCGCGATCGATCGTGAAAGTGGCGAGCATGAAACGTTCCGCCGCTGGCTTGTCGTTCCCGATGAACAAGGCCTGCAGGAGCCGGACAAACAGATCCTGCTGTTCGAGGCGGTCGAGCAGAATCCCGACATCAAGCTCGATGACTACATCGAGGAACAGATCGAGTCGGTCGAGTTCGGCCGTATCGGCGCCCAGGCCGCAAAGCAGGTGATCCTGCAGCGCATCCGCGACGCCGAGCGCGAGCAGATCCTGAACGACTACCTCGACCGCGGCGAAAAGATCATGACCGGCACGGTCAAGCGTGCCGACAAGAAGGGCCTGATCGTCGAGTCTGGCCGCGTCGAGGCGCTGCTGGCGCGCGACCAGATCATCCCGAAGGAGAACCTGCGCACCGGCGACCGTGTGCGTGCGTACATCCTGAACGTCGACCGCACCGCACGCGGACCGCAGATCGAGCTGTCGCGCACCGCGCCCGAATTTCTCGTCAAGCTGTTCGAGAACGAAGTACCCGAGATGGAGCAGGGCCTGCTGGAGATCAAGGCCGCCGCGCGCGATCCTGGCGTGCGCGCCAAGATCGCCGTGGTCGCCCACGACAAGCGTATCGATCCGATCGGCACCTGCGTCGGCGTGCGTGGCACGCGCGTGACCGCGGTGCGCAATGAGATCGGCGGCGAGGCGGTGGACATCGTGCTGTGGTCGGAGGATCCGGCGCAGTTCGTCATCGGCGCGCTGGCACCGGCGCAAGTGCAGTCGATCGTGGTCGATGAAGAGAAGCACTGCATGGATGTGGTGGTCGACGAGGAGAACCTCGCCGTCGCCATCGGCCGCAGCGGGCAGAACGTGCGGCTGGCGTCCGAGCTGACCGGCTGGCAGATCAACATCATGACCCAGGAAGAGTCGGCGCAGAAGCAGGCCGAGGAAAGCGAGGTCGTGCGCAAGCTGTTCATGGCCAAGCTGGACGTGGACGAGGAAGTGGCCGACATCCTGATCGAAGAAGGCTTCTCCACGCTGGAGGAAGTGGCCTACGTGCCTATCAGCGAGATGCTGGAGATCGAGGCGTTCGACGAGGACACGGTCAACGAACTGCGCAACCGCGCGCGCGACGCGCTGTTGACGATGGAATTGGCCCGGGAAGAAAGGGTGGAAGAGGTGTCGCAGGATCTGCGTTCCCTCGAAGGCCTGACCCCGGAACTGATCGGCAAGCTGGCGGAAGGCAATATCCACACGCGCGACGACCTGGCCGAGCTGGCCGTCGACGAAGTGATCGAGATGATCGGCGTCAGCGAGGAAGAAGCCAAGGCGCTGATCATGAAGGCACGGGAACACTGGTTTAACTGA
- the rimP gene encoding ribosome maturation factor RimP, with translation MHLADLIETTLNGMGYELVELERAPAGLLRVYIDQPETGIVIEDCEKVSRQLTHVLTVENVDYERLEVSSPGLDRPLKKLADYVRFAGAQARVTLRLPVDGQKNFVGVLQAPAGEPGAEKIGLEFEGKNGPSLLEFTVSDVDRARLVPVIDFKGNQRKGNKQ, from the coding sequence GTGCATCTGGCAGATTTGATCGAAACCACCCTGAACGGCATGGGGTACGAGCTGGTCGAGCTCGAGCGTGCCCCGGCAGGATTGCTGCGCGTGTATATCGATCAGCCTGAGACGGGCATCGTCATCGAGGATTGCGAGAAGGTCAGCCGGCAGTTGACGCACGTGCTGACGGTCGAGAACGTCGACTATGAGCGCCTCGAGGTGTCGTCTCCGGGGCTGGACCGGCCGCTCAAGAAGCTGGCCGACTACGTCCGCTTCGCCGGCGCGCAGGCCAGGGTCACGCTGCGCCTGCCGGTCGACGGGCAGAAGAACTTCGTCGGCGTGCTGCAGGCACCGGCCGGCGAGCCTGGCGCCGAGAAGATCGGCCTGGAGTTCGAAGGGAAGAACGGCCCGTCGCTGCTGGAATTCACTGTATCCGATGTCGACCGCGCGCGCCTGGTGCCGGTGATCGACTTCAAAGGAAATCAAAGAAAAGGGAACAAGCAATGA
- the rluB gene encoding 23S rRNA pseudouridine(2605) synthase RluB, with product MQHPIVNTLSDSVEQDVRHADAPGSDAGSAAESGASPEGGARRKGLRRGLRNLVASRRQAAQDREAGRGAAPEGGGDAAPGEPAPAASAQGGKSAGRSRGKRKAAAVDAEAEAIRAEAAQAAPGQDGQPVPAAPGGREGGARKRRPGQGQQGRAAKPAGESAKVGGRPQAKGKATQPRQGAPKGTGSPDDLFRFVISDQFDQEETVVPRTKAKPVRELSADDDAPKLHKVLADGGLGSRREMEELILQGRVSVNGLPAHIGQRILPTDQVRVNGKLIARKISSKPPRVLLYHKPSGEIVSQSDPEGRPTVFDNLPRMKTGKWVAVGRLDFNTEGLLIFTTSGDIANRFMHPRYGVEREYAVRTLGELAESDRQRLLHGIQLDDGEASFLRIADGGGEGINRWYHVALTEGRNREVRRMFEAVGLTVSRLIRTRYGQFLLPRGLKRGRWHELEAEEVRALMSGIGLKLPGKGEQSSKGVTKVGGRKQREEAALAGMPMPTGMDGLPRFERAAGGRGNGAGRGQPDPMQTSMGYISHGPTLLTSHSKLASGVSLPGAAMPVGGNKGGNKGGGRGKAGAGGGGGGAGRQQQQRRGGDVNGNVMPKAAKSGGANRRPRGRSGGGGGGGGGQRGGNR from the coding sequence ATGCAACATCCGATTGTGAATACTTTGTCCGATTCTGTAGAGCAAGACGTCCGCCACGCGGATGCGCCGGGCAGCGATGCCGGCAGTGCGGCCGAGTCCGGCGCATCTCCCGAGGGCGGCGCACGCCGCAAGGGCCTGCGGCGCGGCTTGCGCAATCTGGTGGCGAGCCGCCGCCAGGCGGCGCAGGATCGAGAGGCCGGCCGTGGCGCGGCGCCCGAAGGCGGCGGCGATGCCGCGCCTGGCGAGCCTGCGCCGGCGGCGTCGGCTCAAGGCGGCAAGTCGGCAGGGCGCAGCCGCGGCAAGCGCAAGGCTGCAGCGGTCGACGCGGAAGCCGAGGCCATCCGTGCCGAAGCGGCACAGGCTGCGCCGGGCCAAGACGGGCAGCCGGTGCCGGCCGCGCCGGGTGGCCGCGAAGGTGGTGCGCGCAAGCGCAGGCCGGGACAAGGCCAGCAGGGGCGGGCGGCAAAGCCGGCCGGCGAGTCGGCCAAGGTCGGCGGCCGCCCGCAGGCCAAGGGCAAGGCCACGCAGCCGCGTCAGGGCGCGCCCAAGGGTACTGGCAGCCCCGACGATCTGTTCCGCTTCGTGATCTCGGACCAGTTCGACCAGGAAGAGACCGTGGTGCCGCGCACCAAGGCGAAGCCGGTGCGCGAACTGTCGGCCGACGATGATGCGCCCAAGCTGCACAAAGTGCTGGCCGATGGCGGGCTGGGTTCGCGCCGCGAGATGGAAGAACTGATCCTGCAGGGGCGCGTGTCGGTCAATGGCCTGCCGGCCCATATCGGCCAGCGCATCCTGCCGACCGACCAGGTCCGCGTCAATGGCAAGCTGATTGCCCGCAAGATTTCGAGCAAGCCGCCGCGCGTGCTGCTCTACCACAAGCCGTCCGGCGAGATCGTCAGTCAGTCGGATCCGGAAGGCCGCCCGACCGTGTTCGACAACCTGCCGCGCATGAAGACCGGCAAGTGGGTCGCGGTCGGCCGCCTGGACTTCAACACGGAAGGCCTGCTGATCTTCACCACCTCCGGGGACATCGCCAACCGCTTCATGCATCCGCGCTACGGCGTCGAGCGCGAGTACGCGGTGCGCACGCTGGGTGAGCTGGCCGAGTCCGATCGCCAGCGGCTGCTGCACGGCATCCAGCTCGACGACGGTGAGGCGAGCTTCCTGCGCATCGCTGATGGCGGCGGCGAGGGCATCAACCGCTGGTACCACGTGGCCCTGACCGAGGGGCGCAACCGCGAGGTGCGCCGCATGTTCGAGGCGGTGGGGCTGACGGTGTCGCGCCTGATCCGCACGCGCTACGGACAGTTCCTGCTGCCGCGCGGACTCAAGCGCGGTCGCTGGCACGAGCTGGAGGCCGAAGAGGTACGCGCGCTGATGAGCGGCATCGGGCTCAAGCTGCCCGGCAAGGGCGAGCAATCGAGCAAGGGTGTGACCAAGGTCGGCGGCCGCAAGCAGCGCGAGGAAGCGGCGCTGGCAGGTATGCCGATGCCGACCGGCATGGACGGCCTGCCGCGTTTCGAGCGTGCCGCAGGCGGCCGGGGCAATGGTGCCGGCCGTGGCCAGCCGGACCCGATGCAGACGTCGATGGGGTACATCAGTCACGGTCCCACCCTGCTGACTTCGCATTCCAAGCTTGCCAGCGGCGTGAGCCTTCCCGGTGCAGCCATGCCGGTGGGTGGCAACAAGGGCGGCAACAAGGGTGGTGGGCGCGGCAAGGCTGGCGCCGGCGGCGGCGGCGGTGGTGCCGGTCGCCAGCAACAGCAGCGACGTGGCGGCGATGTGAACGGCAACGTGATGCCGAAGGCGGCCAAATCCGGTGGCGCTAACCGGCGCCCGCGTGGTCGTAGCGGCGGTGGCGGCGGTGGTGGTGGCGGCCAGCGCGGCGGAAACCGCTGA